A genomic window from Cricetulus griseus strain 17A/GY chromosome 4, alternate assembly CriGri-PICRH-1.0, whole genome shotgun sequence includes:
- the LOC107979453 gene encoding histone H2A.Z-like isoform X2 codes for MADNKVGKDSGKAKTKAVSRSHRSSLQFPVLELSGNASKDLKLKHITPHRLQLSSSGDGELDSMIKATIASGGVFPHIHKSLIGKDNRRLPKDA; via the exons ATGGCTGACAATAAGGTTGGAAAGGACTCTGGAAAGGCAAAGACAAAGGCAGTTTCCCGTTCGCATCGATCCAGCTTGCAGTTCCCT GTACTGGAGTTGTCAGGAAATGCATCAAAAGACTTAAAGTTAAAGCATATTACCCCTCATCGCTTGCAGCTTTCTAGTAGTGGGGATGGAGAATTGGACTCCATGATCAAGGCTACAATCGCTAGTGGTGGTGTCTTTCCACACATCCACAAATCTCTGATTGGGAAGGACAATAGAAGACTGCCTAAGGATGCCTGA